In a genomic window of Curtobacterium sp. MCBD17_035:
- a CDS encoding thioredoxin domain-containing protein, producing the protein MTNRPEGDERATRNERRAAARIRAQQARARQKRRQRGVRIGLQAGLVVVLIAIVAVVSIVLVRSVQPAGPGPAHMAGGGITIGQGLRAVGAGRGDAGGAGRATSSASASAGSSGTASATPSASATGDASGAVDVAGTVHITMYIDYLCPICGQFEHENNAYIRGLVTSGAATVEIHPIAILTNRSQGTKYSLRAANAAVCVANSSPDQFFAVNQALYAEQPEENTKGLDDAQLRHLVAGVHGIRHLDAIERCIDTQRYAAWVDARTNDVLTHGVPGTGLRQLTGTPTIFVNGKRYDYSLPFTNAEFRTFVVTAAGSTYASGDETPAPTPTPTATSSAG; encoded by the coding sequence ATGACGAATCGTCCCGAGGGCGACGAGCGCGCCACGCGGAACGAGCGCCGCGCGGCTGCGAGGATCCGAGCACAACAGGCCAGGGCCCGCCAGAAGCGACGCCAGCGCGGTGTGCGCATCGGGCTGCAGGCGGGCCTCGTCGTCGTCCTCATCGCGATCGTCGCGGTCGTGTCGATCGTGCTCGTCCGCTCGGTGCAGCCGGCCGGTCCGGGGCCCGCGCACATGGCGGGCGGCGGCATCACCATCGGGCAGGGGCTGCGCGCGGTCGGAGCGGGGCGCGGTGACGCCGGCGGCGCGGGGCGTGCCACGTCGAGTGCGTCGGCGTCCGCCGGTTCGAGCGGCACCGCATCGGCGACGCCGAGTGCTTCGGCGACCGGGGACGCCTCGGGTGCGGTCGACGTCGCGGGCACCGTCCACATCACGATGTACATCGACTACCTCTGCCCGATCTGTGGCCAGTTCGAGCACGAGAACAACGCGTACATCCGGGGCCTCGTGACGTCCGGTGCCGCGACCGTCGAGATCCACCCCATCGCGATCCTGACGAACCGATCGCAGGGCACGAAGTACTCGCTCCGTGCGGCGAACGCGGCGGTCTGTGTGGCGAACTCGTCGCCCGACCAGTTCTTCGCCGTGAACCAGGCGCTGTACGCCGAGCAGCCCGAGGAGAACACGAAGGGCCTCGACGACGCACAGCTCCGACACCTCGTGGCGGGCGTGCACGGGATCCGGCACCTCGACGCCATCGAGCGGTGCATCGACACCCAGCGCTACGCCGCGTGGGTGGACGCGCGGACGAACGACGTCCTCACCCACGGGGTGCCCGGCACCGGGCTCCGGCAGCTCACCGGCACGCCGACGATCTTCGTGAACGGCAAGCGGTACGACTACAGCCTGCCGTTCACGAACGCCGAGTTCCGGACCTTCGTCGTGACCGCCGCGGGCAGCACGTACGCGTCCGGCGACGAGACGCCGGCGCCGACCCCGACTCCGACCGCGACGTCCTCGGCCGGCTGA
- a CDS encoding aldo/keto reductase, translating to MDYRLLGNSGAAVSSLTLGTMTFGSEADEPTSRTILDAFVEAGGTFIDTADVYSGNQSERIIGRWLADHPTEAQQVVIATKGRFPQGDGPNDVGLSRRHLTRALDASLERLGVEYIDLYQMHAWDALTPIEETLRFLDDAVSAGKIGAYGFSNYLGYQITKAVYEAKANHWAPPVTLQPQYNLLVRDIEHEIVPACLDANIGLLPWSPLAGGWLSGKYQRDQAPTGATRLGENPKRGMEAWEARNADERTWAVLGAVGAAAEAHGTSYSQVALAWLLAQPAVTSVILGARTVEQLQDNLASADLVLTPEELTALSEASTPRIDDYPYGTAGVAQRDRKLTGGR from the coding sequence ATGGACTACAGACTCCTCGGTAACAGCGGTGCCGCCGTGTCGTCGTTGACGCTCGGCACCATGACGTTCGGCAGTGAAGCCGACGAACCCACCTCACGCACGATCCTCGACGCCTTCGTCGAGGCCGGCGGTACCTTCATCGACACGGCGGACGTCTACTCGGGCAACCAGTCCGAGCGGATCATCGGTCGCTGGCTCGCAGACCACCCGACCGAGGCGCAGCAGGTCGTCATCGCCACGAAGGGCCGGTTCCCCCAGGGCGACGGCCCGAACGACGTCGGCCTCTCGCGCCGCCACCTGACGCGGGCGCTCGACGCGTCCCTCGAGCGGCTTGGTGTCGAGTACATCGACCTGTACCAGATGCACGCGTGGGACGCACTGACGCCGATCGAGGAGACCCTCCGGTTCCTCGACGACGCCGTGTCCGCCGGCAAGATCGGCGCGTACGGGTTCTCGAACTACCTCGGCTACCAGATCACGAAGGCGGTCTACGAGGCGAAGGCGAACCACTGGGCTCCGCCCGTGACCCTGCAGCCGCAGTACAACCTGCTCGTGCGCGACATCGAGCACGAGATCGTGCCCGCGTGCCTCGACGCGAACATCGGTCTCCTGCCGTGGTCGCCGCTCGCCGGCGGGTGGCTGTCGGGCAAGTACCAGCGGGACCAGGCCCCGACGGGTGCGACCCGGCTGGGCGAGAACCCGAAGCGCGGCATGGAGGCGTGGGAGGCGCGGAACGCGGACGAGCGCACGTGGGCCGTCCTCGGCGCGGTCGGCGCGGCCGCGGAGGCCCACGGCACGTCGTACTCGCAGGTCGCGTTGGCCTGGCTGCTCGCGCAGCCGGCCGTCACCTCGGTCATCCTCGGTGCCCGCACGGTGGAGCAGCTGCAGGACAACCTGGCGTCGGCGGACCTCGTGCTGACCCCGGAGGAGCTGACGGCGCTCTCCGAGGCGAGCACGCCCCGCATCGACGACTACCCGTACGGCACCGCCGGTGTGGCGCAGCGCGACCGGAAGCTGACCGGGGGCCGCTGA
- a CDS encoding NAD(P)H-hydrate epimerase, whose product MDGYGADQIRAAEAPHLAAGEPLMQRAAAGLADVVDELLGDPAVVPGDGERTVLLLVGSGDNGGDALFAGAALAARGHRVEVLCLGSRVHEAGAAAAQQAGAVLLEHPDDDETVRAAALRADLVLDAALGIGRTSSTALRSPAREAVGVIRDLARDQRAPSVVAVDVPSGIDPDTGAVADDHVLEADVTVTFGGVKAGLLRGPGRALAGRVVLVDVGIGADLAAVEPLVRT is encoded by the coding sequence ATGGACGGCTACGGCGCAGACCAGATCCGGGCGGCCGAGGCGCCGCACCTCGCCGCGGGCGAGCCGCTCATGCAGCGGGCCGCCGCCGGACTCGCCGACGTGGTCGACGAGCTGCTCGGCGACCCCGCGGTCGTCCCCGGCGACGGCGAGCGCACCGTGCTCCTGCTCGTCGGCAGCGGCGACAACGGCGGTGACGCGTTGTTCGCCGGTGCGGCGCTCGCCGCACGCGGTCACCGCGTCGAGGTGCTGTGCCTCGGGTCGCGCGTGCACGAGGCGGGGGCGGCGGCCGCGCAGCAGGCCGGCGCGGTCCTCCTCGAGCACCCGGACGACGACGAGACGGTGCGGGCGGCGGCGCTGCGGGCCGACCTCGTGCTCGACGCCGCGCTCGGGATCGGACGGACGAGCTCGACGGCACTCCGGTCGCCCGCACGGGAGGCCGTGGGCGTCATCCGGGACCTCGCGCGGGACCAGCGCGCTCCGTCCGTCGTCGCCGTCGACGTCCCGAGCGGCATCGACCCCGACACGGGCGCGGTCGCGGACGACCACGTGCTCGAGGCCGACGTGACCGTCACGTTCGGCGGCGTCAAGGCGGGACTGCTGCGCGGTCCGGGGCGGGCTCTCGCGGGACGCGTCGTGCTCGTCGACGTCGGCATCGGCGCGGACCTCGCCGCGGTGGAGCCGCTCGTCCGGACCTGA
- a CDS encoding DUF2332 domain-containing protein — MSADAPGRAEPPHQPEPDGPEATRRRYRHHAERMATASPTSARWAASIAGDAAAVDLLIRVAPTKRQPELLFAVARRLGADPTDREALLRLVRDAPDRLLAELAVSTTQTNDPRRMAPVVPVLAGIPGPLALLEVGVSAGLCIVPDHATVDVDELDDTVRVAEAAREPEIPLRFQMRPGPAAPSAGRRGAGRSRASRPSTGDAGSRADGTGPRRPSQLDVVARVGLDPAPIDLRFPGAFDRLVESVPVEATDRVALMRRAADAVRADQYTAVRGTAPDDLDRAIDLLPRGATPVVLTLGTLVYLPGSERQRVVERLRDRGVRWVAMERTGSLHDVAATLPPVGELAERGIDLAAPSAFATVSLDGVALALADAHGTTVTPLGADPSWTLGAPTA; from the coding sequence CTGTCCGCTGACGCGCCGGGCCGCGCGGAGCCCCCGCACCAGCCGGAGCCGGACGGCCCCGAGGCCACCCGCCGCCGCTACCGTCACCACGCCGAGCGCATGGCGACCGCCTCGCCGACCTCCGCCCGCTGGGCGGCGTCGATCGCCGGTGACGCCGCCGCCGTCGACCTGCTGATCCGCGTCGCCCCGACCAAGCGGCAGCCCGAGCTGCTCTTCGCCGTCGCCCGACGCCTGGGCGCCGACCCGACCGACCGGGAGGCCCTCCTCCGGCTCGTCCGCGACGCCCCCGACCGGCTGCTCGCCGAGCTCGCCGTGTCCACGACGCAGACGAACGACCCCCGACGCATGGCGCCGGTCGTCCCCGTGCTCGCGGGCATCCCGGGGCCGCTCGCGCTCCTCGAGGTGGGGGTGAGCGCCGGCCTCTGCATCGTCCCGGACCACGCCACCGTCGACGTCGACGAGCTCGACGACACCGTCCGCGTCGCCGAGGCCGCGCGCGAGCCGGAGATCCCGCTCCGGTTCCAGATGCGTCCGGGACCCGCCGCTCCGTCCGCCGGGAGGCGCGGTGCGGGCCGATCCCGTGCCTCCCGGCCGTCGACGGGTGACGCCGGGAGCCGGGCCGACGGGACGGGGCCGCGCCGGCCCTCCCAGCTCGACGTGGTGGCGCGGGTCGGGCTCGATCCGGCGCCGATCGACCTGCGGTTCCCCGGGGCGTTCGACCGGCTCGTCGAGTCCGTCCCCGTCGAGGCGACCGACCGTGTCGCGCTCATGCGGCGGGCCGCCGACGCCGTGCGGGCCGACCAGTACACCGCCGTCCGCGGGACCGCCCCGGACGACCTCGACCGCGCGATCGACCTGCTGCCGCGCGGGGCGACGCCCGTCGTGCTCACGCTCGGCACGCTCGTCTACCTGCCGGGCTCGGAGCGGCAGCGCGTCGTCGAGCGGCTCCGGGACCGCGGGGTCCGCTGGGTGGCGATGGAGCGGACGGGGTCGCTCCACGACGTCGCCGCGACCCTGCCGCCCGTGGGGGAACTCGCCGAGCGGGGCATCGACCTCGCCGCTCCGTCGGCCTTCGCCACGGTCTCGCTCGACGGGGTCGCCCTGGCGCTCGCCGACGCCCACGGCACGACCGTCACGCCCCTCGGCGCGGACCCGTCCTGGACGCTCGGCGCACCGACGGCCTGA
- a CDS encoding 2-deoxy-5-keto-D-gluconate 6-phosphate aldolase domain-containing protein, translating to MSTFDDRPQLDAEHPVFILAMDHRDSLAKHTYRIASGQPDDEDDIQRIRDGKMLVYRGLLDALTRGADRERTGVLVDERYGAEVARAAKAAGLQLAMPIEASGHDFFTFEYGDGDDGLWMQHVEEFDPDHVKVLVRDNPDLDADERRGQAERLAGVTRTLRDAGRSFLLELLVPGTDEQKASVEDYDRDLRPSLTVDVIGFLQEHGVEPDIWKIEGLDRREDAERVVAATKQGGRDSVQCVILGRDASEDALDHWLSVAAPLDGFVGFAIGRSIWEQPLGDVLDRGLAEEDAQDLIAVTYLRFVEAYREARG from the coding sequence ATGTCCACGTTCGACGACCGACCGCAGCTCGACGCGGAGCATCCCGTGTTCATCCTGGCGATGGACCACCGGGACTCGCTCGCCAAGCACACCTACCGGATCGCGTCCGGACAGCCCGACGACGAGGACGACATCCAGCGGATCCGGGACGGCAAGATGCTCGTCTACCGGGGGCTGCTCGACGCCCTGACCCGCGGAGCCGACCGAGAGCGCACCGGCGTGCTCGTCGACGAACGCTACGGCGCCGAGGTCGCACGGGCGGCCAAGGCCGCGGGACTCCAGCTCGCGATGCCGATCGAGGCGTCGGGCCACGACTTCTTCACGTTCGAGTACGGCGACGGGGACGACGGGCTGTGGATGCAGCACGTCGAGGAGTTCGACCCCGACCACGTCAAGGTCCTCGTCCGCGACAACCCGGACCTCGACGCCGACGAACGACGCGGGCAGGCCGAACGGCTCGCCGGCGTGACGCGCACCCTGCGCGACGCGGGCCGGTCGTTCCTGCTCGAACTGCTCGTCCCCGGCACGGACGAGCAGAAGGCGTCGGTCGAGGACTACGACCGGGACCTGCGCCCGTCGCTCACCGTCGACGTCATCGGGTTCCTGCAGGAGCACGGCGTGGAGCCGGACATCTGGAAGATCGAGGGCCTCGACCGCCGCGAGGACGCCGAGCGGGTCGTCGCCGCCACGAAGCAGGGCGGCCGGGACAGCGTGCAGTGCGTCATCCTCGGTCGGGACGCCTCGGAGGACGCGCTCGACCACTGGCTCTCGGTGGCCGCACCACTCGACGGGTTCGTCGGCTTCGCGATCGGCCGGAGCATCTGGGAGCAGCCGCTCGGCGACGTCCTGGACCGCGGCCTCGCCGAGGAGGACGCCCAGGACCTCATCGCCGTCACGTACCTGCGGTTCGTCGAGGCGTACCGGGAGGCGCGGGGCTGA
- the msrB gene encoding peptide-methionine (R)-S-oxide reductase MsrB, whose translation MAYNVEKTDAEWREELDPQQYAVLRQAATERPWTGELLDEERAGVYTCAACGAELFKSGTKFDSGCGWPSFYESVRPEAVQLIEDRTLGMVRTEVRCASCGSHLGHVFPDGFGTPTGDRYCMNSISLGFSPAAD comes from the coding sequence ATGGCATACAACGTGGAGAAGACCGACGCCGAGTGGCGTGAGGAACTCGACCCGCAGCAGTACGCCGTGCTGCGGCAGGCCGCGACCGAGCGCCCGTGGACGGGTGAGCTGCTCGACGAGGAGCGCGCCGGCGTCTACACCTGTGCGGCGTGCGGTGCGGAGCTGTTCAAGAGCGGCACCAAGTTCGACTCGGGCTGCGGGTGGCCGTCGTTCTACGAGTCGGTGCGCCCCGAGGCCGTGCAGCTCATCGAGGACCGCACGCTCGGCATGGTGCGCACCGAGGTCCGCTGCGCGAGCTGCGGTTCGCACCTCGGGCACGTGTTCCCGGACGGTTTCGGCACCCCGACCGGCGACCGGTACTGCATGAACTCGATCTCGCTCGGGTTCTCCCCCGCGGCGGACTGA
- the ugpC gene encoding sn-glycerol-3-phosphate ABC transporter ATP-binding protein UgpC, whose product MASVTYDKATRLYPGGNRPAVDGLDLDIADGEFLVLVGPSGCGKSTSLRMLAGLEEVNDGRILIGDRDVTDIPPKDRDIAMVFQNYALYPHMTVAENMGFALKIAGVGKEERATRVLEAAKLLDLEQYLSRKPKALSGGQRQRVAMGRAIVRQPQVFLMDEPLSNLDAKLRVQTRTQIASLQRRLGVTTVYVTHDQTEALTMGDRIAVLKDGILQQVGTPRDLYEKPNNVFVAGFIGSPAMNLLPADIADGGVRFGTSIAAVDRDVLSNAKSSNVTIGVRPEDVIVSQSGEGLPVQVDVVEELGADGYLYGHSEAAGSRVDVVARVDGRHHPFAGDTVYITAQPGRVHVFDTESGERLGDKAVVSA is encoded by the coding sequence ATGGCGTCCGTCACCTACGACAAGGCAACCCGTCTCTACCCCGGAGGCAACCGCCCCGCCGTCGACGGCCTCGACCTCGACATCGCGGACGGCGAGTTCCTCGTCCTCGTCGGCCCGTCGGGCTGTGGCAAGTCGACCTCCCTCCGCATGCTCGCGGGCCTGGAAGAAGTGAACGACGGCCGGATCCTCATCGGTGACCGCGACGTCACCGACATCCCGCCGAAGGACCGCGACATCGCGATGGTCTTCCAGAACTACGCGCTGTACCCGCACATGACCGTCGCCGAGAACATGGGCTTCGCGCTCAAGATCGCCGGCGTCGGCAAGGAGGAGCGCGCGACCCGCGTCCTCGAGGCGGCCAAGCTCCTCGACCTCGAGCAGTACCTCTCGCGCAAGCCGAAGGCGCTCTCGGGTGGTCAGCGTCAGCGCGTCGCGATGGGCCGCGCGATCGTCCGTCAGCCCCAGGTGTTCCTCATGGACGAGCCGCTGTCGAACCTCGACGCCAAGCTCCGCGTCCAGACCCGCACGCAGATCGCGTCGCTCCAGCGTCGGCTCGGGGTCACGACCGTCTACGTCACGCACGACCAGACCGAGGCCCTGACCATGGGCGACCGCATCGCGGTCCTCAAGGACGGCATCCTCCAGCAGGTCGGCACCCCGCGCGACCTGTACGAGAAGCCGAACAACGTGTTCGTCGCCGGGTTCATCGGCTCGCCGGCCATGAACCTCCTGCCGGCGGACATCGCCGACGGTGGCGTGCGCTTCGGCACGTCGATCGCCGCGGTCGACCGCGACGTCCTCAGCAACGCCAAGTCGTCCAACGTCACCATCGGGGTCCGCCCCGAGGACGTCATCGTCTCGCAGTCGGGCGAGGGCCTGCCGGTCCAGGTCGACGTCGTCGAGGAGCTCGGCGCCGACGGCTACCTGTACGGCCACAGCGAGGCCGCCGGGAGCCGCGTCGACGTCGTCGCACGCGTCGACGGCCGTCACCACCCCTTCGCGGGCGACACCGTGTACATCACGGCCCAGCCGGGCCGCGTGCACGTGTTCGACACCGAGTCGGGCGAGCGCCTCGGCGACAAGGCCGTCGTCAGCGCCTGA
- a CDS encoding alpha/beta hydrolase — protein MSLVPEAPRPRVVVSPDGLDIATYDHGDPDAPAVVAVHGFASSGLLNWHASGWTRDLTRAGHRVVVVDQRGHGRSSKPHRPQEYSMDLLVADVTAVVDAYLLDDVAYLGYSLGARVGWHTADRIPDRISRAVLGGIPDADPMRRVRVDQARAFIERGEPVEDRVTNAYLTMASGVPGNDLRALVAMVEGMRDSVEPRPDNAPTQPLLLAAGSEDGILAASQRLAAAAPRAEFVEIPGRNHFNAPTSRAFREAAIAFLQRTRADAEPTQG, from the coding sequence ATGTCGCTCGTCCCCGAAGCCCCCCGTCCGCGCGTCGTCGTCTCGCCGGACGGTCTCGACATCGCCACGTACGACCACGGCGACCCGGACGCCCCCGCGGTGGTCGCCGTTCACGGGTTCGCGTCATCCGGGCTCCTCAACTGGCACGCGTCGGGGTGGACGCGTGACCTCACGCGCGCCGGCCACCGCGTCGTCGTCGTCGACCAGCGCGGGCACGGCCGCAGCAGCAAGCCGCACCGGCCGCAGGAGTACTCGATGGACCTCCTCGTCGCCGACGTCACCGCGGTCGTCGACGCCTACCTGCTCGACGACGTCGCGTACCTCGGGTACTCGCTCGGGGCACGCGTCGGATGGCACACCGCGGACCGGATCCCCGACCGGATCAGCCGAGCGGTCCTCGGGGGCATCCCGGACGCGGACCCGATGCGACGGGTCCGGGTCGACCAGGCGCGGGCGTTCATCGAGCGTGGCGAACCCGTCGAGGACCGCGTGACGAACGCCTACCTGACCATGGCCTCCGGGGTCCCGGGCAACGACCTCCGTGCGCTCGTCGCGATGGTCGAGGGGATGCGGGACAGCGTCGAGCCCAGACCGGACAACGCGCCGACGCAGCCGTTGCTCCTGGCGGCGGGGAGCGAGGACGGCATCCTCGCGGCGTCGCAGCGCCTCGCGGCCGCGGCGCCGCGTGCCGAGTTCGTCGAGATCCCGGGCCGGAACCACTTCAACGCGCCGACCTCCCGGGCGTTCCGGGAGGCCGCGATCGCGTTCCTGCAGCGCACCCGAGCGGACGCGGAGCCCACCCAGGGCTAG
- a CDS encoding potassium channel family protein, whose protein sequence is MTSEEQRVWDQARWQRMSQWPLTVAAVAFLVAFAVQVLADLHGAAALPSDLVINATWVMFAVDYVVMLVLAEHRGRWFRRHLLDLAAIALPTLRPLRLLRLVQLFRVLQRTTGTAVRGRVIIYVTVTTALLVFVAALAMLDVERHAPHATITDFGAAIWWALVTITTVGYGDVVPVTPEGRLIAAAVMIGGIALIGVVTATLASWIIDQVGRRDEESQAVTQRQVRELAAEIRALRAELADARTAPTAGVASAATPAATAPAAAAPAPTPRTTPPSAQPR, encoded by the coding sequence GTGACGTCCGAGGAACAGCGCGTGTGGGACCAGGCCCGCTGGCAGCGCATGAGCCAGTGGCCGCTCACGGTCGCCGCCGTGGCGTTCCTCGTGGCGTTCGCCGTCCAGGTGCTCGCGGACCTGCACGGCGCAGCCGCCCTGCCGTCGGATCTCGTCATCAACGCCACCTGGGTGATGTTCGCGGTCGACTACGTCGTCATGCTCGTCCTCGCGGAGCACCGCGGCCGGTGGTTCCGCCGCCACCTGCTCGACCTCGCGGCGATCGCCCTCCCGACGCTCCGCCCGCTGCGGCTCCTCCGCCTCGTGCAGCTGTTCCGGGTCCTGCAACGCACCACCGGCACGGCGGTCCGGGGCCGCGTCATCATCTACGTGACGGTGACGACCGCGCTGCTCGTGTTCGTCGCGGCACTGGCGATGCTCGACGTCGAGCGCCACGCCCCGCACGCGACGATCACGGACTTCGGCGCCGCGATCTGGTGGGCGCTCGTCACGATCACCACGGTGGGCTACGGCGACGTCGTGCCGGTGACGCCCGAGGGCCGGTTGATCGCGGCCGCCGTGATGATCGGCGGCATCGCGCTCATCGGTGTCGTCACGGCGACCCTGGCGAGCTGGATCATCGACCAGGTCGGACGGCGCGACGAGGAGAGCCAGGCGGTGACCCAGCGGCAGGTCCGCGAGCTCGCCGCCGAGATCCGCGCGCTGCGCGCCGAACTCGCGGACGCCCGGACCGCACCGACCGCGGGAGTGGCCTCCGCAGCCACACCAGCAGCGACGGCACCCGCCGCAGCCGCACCCGCACCGACCCCGCGGACGACGCCTCCGTCGGCGCAACCCCGGTGA
- a CDS encoding GNAT family N-acetyltransferase, with product MTEHSVHRGRWDALTTDDLYAVVRLRNRVFALEQRVTAEDFDGRDREPETEHWWVPGEDGVARAYLRCIRPAADEVQPAVDLPATRVIGRVATAVEHRGQGLARRLVDAVLAAHPEEAFLLHAQEYVAGLYAAAGFVPFGEPYVEAGIRHVGMYRAAAVGDDAVR from the coding sequence ATGACCGAGCATTCCGTCCACCGTGGCCGGTGGGACGCCCTGACGACGGACGACCTCTACGCCGTCGTCCGCCTGCGCAACCGGGTGTTCGCGCTCGAGCAGCGCGTGACGGCCGAGGACTTCGACGGCCGGGACCGCGAACCGGAGACGGAACACTGGTGGGTCCCCGGCGAGGACGGCGTCGCCCGCGCCTACCTGCGCTGCATCCGGCCCGCCGCGGACGAGGTCCAGCCGGCCGTCGACCTGCCCGCGACCCGGGTCATCGGCCGCGTGGCCACGGCCGTCGAGCACCGCGGACAGGGGCTCGCGCGTCGGCTCGTCGACGCCGTGCTCGCCGCCCACCCGGAGGAGGCCTTCCTCCTCCACGCGCAGGAGTACGTCGCCGGCCTGTACGCCGCCGCCGGGTTCGTGCCGTTCGGCGAACCCTACGTCGAGGCGGGCATCCGCCACGTGGGGATGTACCGCGCAGCGGCGGTCGGGGACGACGCTGTCCGCTGA
- a CDS encoding DUF4032 domain-containing protein, producing the protein MPDSMSITAATVDPGLLDLPWDLPLDAWPDDTIAALPKGISRHLVRFVHLSGYVVAVKETSEELARSEYDMLRTLQRMDVPCVDPVAVITNRVGRDGEALQPVLVTRHLRFSLPYRALYSQTLRPDTATRLVDALAVLLVRLHIIGFFWGDVSLSNTLFRRDAGAFAAYLVDAETGKLYPGGLSNGQRENDLEIARVNIAGELLDLEAGGRLDENADPVTVSDGIVAQYRTLWKELTGSEEFDASERWRINSRVERLNDLGFDIEELAIRTTEGGQQVRIQPKVVDAGHHQRRLLRLTGIDAGENQARRLLNDLDAYRARNGRDELDEEMVAHEWVSRVFEPVVRAIPRELRGRLEPAEVFHELLEHRWYMAQQEQRSVSLPEATTAYMNDVLRHRRDERMLIDPPTNSIALPLEDEDEDEDWRANV; encoded by the coding sequence GTGCCCGACTCGATGTCCATCACCGCCGCCACCGTCGACCCCGGCCTGCTCGACCTGCCGTGGGACCTCCCGCTCGACGCCTGGCCCGACGACACGATCGCCGCGCTACCGAAGGGCATCTCGCGACACCTCGTGCGGTTCGTGCACCTCAGCGGCTACGTCGTGGCGGTCAAGGAGACGAGCGAGGAGCTCGCCCGCAGTGAGTACGACATGCTCCGGACGCTCCAGCGCATGGACGTCCCGTGCGTGGACCCGGTCGCCGTCATCACGAACCGCGTGGGACGTGACGGGGAGGCCCTGCAGCCGGTCCTCGTGACCCGGCACCTCCGGTTCTCGCTCCCGTACCGCGCGCTCTACTCGCAGACGCTGCGCCCGGACACCGCGACGCGCCTCGTCGACGCCCTGGCGGTCCTCCTGGTGCGGCTGCACATCATCGGCTTCTTCTGGGGCGACGTCTCGCTCTCGAACACCCTCTTCCGCCGCGACGCCGGAGCGTTCGCCGCGTACCTCGTCGACGCCGAGACGGGCAAGCTCTACCCCGGCGGCCTGTCGAACGGGCAGCGTGAGAACGACCTCGAGATCGCGCGCGTCAACATCGCCGGCGAGCTCCTCGACCTGGAGGCCGGCGGTCGCCTCGACGAGAACGCGGACCCGGTCACGGTGTCCGACGGCATCGTGGCCCAGTACCGGACGCTGTGGAAGGAACTGACCGGGTCCGAGGAGTTCGACGCCTCGGAGCGCTGGCGCATCAACAGCCGGGTCGAGCGCCTCAACGACCTCGGGTTCGACATCGAGGAACTCGCGATCCGCACGACCGAGGGCGGCCAGCAGGTCCGTATCCAGCCGAAGGTCGTGGACGCTGGCCACCACCAGCGGCGGCTGCTCCGGCTCACCGGCATCGACGCCGGCGAGAACCAGGCACGGCGGCTCCTCAACGACCTCGACGCCTACCGTGCCCGCAACGGCCGCGACGAACTCGACGAGGAGATGGTCGCGCACGAGTGGGTGTCCCGCGTCTTCGAACCCGTGGTCCGGGCGATCCCCCGGGAGCTCCGCGGGCGGCTCGAACCCGCCGAGGTGTTCCACGAGCTCCTCGAGCACCGCTGGTACATGGCGCAGCAGGAGCAGCGGTCGGTGTCGCTGCCCGAGGCCACCACGGCCTACATGAACGACGTGCTGCGGCACCGCCGCGACGAGCGCATGCTCATCGACCCGCCGACGAACTCGATCGCGCTGCCCCTCGAGGACGAGGACGAGGACGAGGACTGGCGGGCGAACGTCTGA
- a CDS encoding DUF3263 domain-containing protein produces the protein MTGSRTDSDLSELARSILTFEHDRTRHDRTKEADIRVRFDMSPARYYQVLNRVIDSPAALAYDPQLVTRLQRLRRARTSARAARSFAPPRADREGPAGQP, from the coding sequence GTGACCGGATCCCGGACCGACTCCGATCTCTCGGAGCTCGCACGGAGCATCCTCACGTTCGAGCACGATCGGACGCGGCACGACCGGACGAAGGAAGCCGACATCCGCGTCCGCTTCGACATGTCGCCGGCCCGCTACTATCAGGTGCTCAACCGCGTGATCGACTCTCCGGCCGCGCTCGCCTACGATCCGCAGCTCGTGACGCGACTGCAGCGACTGCGCCGGGCACGGACCAGTGCCCGCGCCGCGCGGTCCTTCGCACCGCCTCGCGCCGACCGTGAAGGGCCCGCAGGACAGCCATGA